The Rattus rattus isolate New Zealand chromosome 1, Rrattus_CSIRO_v1, whole genome shotgun sequence genome includes a region encoding these proteins:
- the Dtx3 gene encoding probable E3 ubiquitin-protein ligase DTX3 isoform X1, whose product MPILSSSGSKMAACGGSCKNKVTVSKPVWDFLSKETPARLARLREEHRVSILIDGETSDIYVLQLSPQGPPPAPPNGLYLARKALKGLLKEAEKELKKAQRQGELMGCLALGGGGEHPELHRPGPPPLRAAPLLPPGARGLPPPPPPLPPPLPPRLREDAEEQETTCPICLGEIQNAKTLEKCRHSFCEGCITRALQVKKACPMCGRFYGQLVGNQPQNGRMLVSKDATLLLPSYEKYGTIVIQYVFPPGVQGAEHPNPGVRYPGTTRVAYLPDCPEGNKVLTLFRKAFDQRLTFTIGTSMTTGRPNVITWNDIHHKTSCTGGPQLFGYPDPTYLTRVQEELRAKGITDD is encoded by the exons ATGCCAATTCTAAGCTCTTCCGGATCAAA AATGGCAGCCTGTGGAGGCTCCTGCAAGAACAAAGTGACCGTCTCCAAGCCTGTGTGGGACTTCCTGAGCAAGGAGACCCCAGCCCGGCTGGCCCGGCTTCGGGAGGAGCACCGAGTGTCCATCCTCATAGATGGCGAGACTTCTGACATCTATGTGCTCCAGCTGTCCCCACAGggtcctcccccagcccctcccaatGGGCTCTACCTGGCCAGGAAGGCTCTCAAGGGGCTACTgaaagaggcagaaaaagagCTGAAGAAagctcagaggcagggggagctcaTGGGCTGCCTGgctttggggggtggaggggagcacCCTGAGCTGCACCGCCCAGGCCCACCTCCTCTCCGAGCAGCCCCACTCCTGCCCCCAGGGGCAAGAGggctcccccctcctcctcctcccctgccccctccactccctcctcGTCTCAGAGAGGACGCTGAGGAGCAGGAAACCACCTGCCCCATTTGCCTGGGGGAGATACAGAATGCCAAGACGCTGGAGAAGTGCAGGCACTCCTTCTGTGAGGGCTGCATCACACGGGCCCTGCAGGTGAAAAAGGCCTGCCCCATGTGCGGCCGATTCTACGGGCAGCTGGTGGGCAACCAGCCCCAGAACGGGAGGATGCTGGTTTCCAAGGACGCCACCCTCCTGTTGCCCAGCTATGAGAAGTACGGCACCATTGTCATCCAATATGTCTTCCCGCCTGGCGTCCAGGGG gcTGAACACCCCAACCCAGGAGTTCGGTACCCTGGTACCACACGGGTGGCCTACCTCCCGGACTGCCCCGAGGGCAACAAGGTGCTGACCCTGTTCCGAAAGGCATTTGACCAGCGTCTCACCTTTACTATCGGCACGTCCATGACTACAGGGAGACCCAATGTCATCACTTGGAACGACATCCACCACAAGACCAGCTGCACAGGGGGACCCCAGCT GTTTGGGTATCCGGACCCAACCTACCTGACTAGGGTGCAAGAGGAACTGAGAGCCAAGGGTATTACAGACGACTGA
- the Dtx3 gene encoding probable E3 ubiquitin-protein ligase DTX3 isoform X2, which yields MSFVLSRMAACGGSCKNKVTVSKPVWDFLSKETPARLARLREEHRVSILIDGETSDIYVLQLSPQGPPPAPPNGLYLARKALKGLLKEAEKELKKAQRQGELMGCLALGGGGEHPELHRPGPPPLRAAPLLPPGARGLPPPPPPLPPPLPPRLREDAEEQETTCPICLGEIQNAKTLEKCRHSFCEGCITRALQVKKACPMCGRFYGQLVGNQPQNGRMLVSKDATLLLPSYEKYGTIVIQYVFPPGVQGAEHPNPGVRYPGTTRVAYLPDCPEGNKVLTLFRKAFDQRLTFTIGTSMTTGRPNVITWNDIHHKTSCTGGPQLFGYPDPTYLTRVQEELRAKGITDD from the exons A TGTCGTTCGTCCTGTCCAGAATGGCAGCCTGTGGAGGCTCCTGCAAGAACAAAGTGACCGTCTCCAAGCCTGTGTGGGACTTCCTGAGCAAGGAGACCCCAGCCCGGCTGGCCCGGCTTCGGGAGGAGCACCGAGTGTCCATCCTCATAGATGGCGAGACTTCTGACATCTATGTGCTCCAGCTGTCCCCACAGggtcctcccccagcccctcccaatGGGCTCTACCTGGCCAGGAAGGCTCTCAAGGGGCTACTgaaagaggcagaaaaagagCTGAAGAAagctcagaggcagggggagctcaTGGGCTGCCTGgctttggggggtggaggggagcacCCTGAGCTGCACCGCCCAGGCCCACCTCCTCTCCGAGCAGCCCCACTCCTGCCCCCAGGGGCAAGAGggctcccccctcctcctcctcccctgccccctccactccctcctcGTCTCAGAGAGGACGCTGAGGAGCAGGAAACCACCTGCCCCATTTGCCTGGGGGAGATACAGAATGCCAAGACGCTGGAGAAGTGCAGGCACTCCTTCTGTGAGGGCTGCATCACACGGGCCCTGCAGGTGAAAAAGGCCTGCCCCATGTGCGGCCGATTCTACGGGCAGCTGGTGGGCAACCAGCCCCAGAACGGGAGGATGCTGGTTTCCAAGGACGCCACCCTCCTGTTGCCCAGCTATGAGAAGTACGGCACCATTGTCATCCAATATGTCTTCCCGCCTGGCGTCCAGGGG gcTGAACACCCCAACCCAGGAGTTCGGTACCCTGGTACCACACGGGTGGCCTACCTCCCGGACTGCCCCGAGGGCAACAAGGTGCTGACCCTGTTCCGAAAGGCATTTGACCAGCGTCTCACCTTTACTATCGGCACGTCCATGACTACAGGGAGACCCAATGTCATCACTTGGAACGACATCCACCACAAGACCAGCTGCACAGGGGGACCCCAGCT GTTTGGGTATCCGGACCCAACCTACCTGACTAGGGTGCAAGAGGAACTGAGAGCCAAGGGTATTACAGACGACTGA
- the Pip4k2c gene encoding phosphatidylinositol 5-phosphate 4-kinase type-2 gamma yields the protein MASSSVPPATAPAAAGGPGPGFGFASKTKKKHFVQQKVKVFRAADPLVGVFLWGVAHSINELSQVPPPVMLLPDDFKASSKIKVNNHLFHRENLPSHFKFKEYCPQVFRNLRDRFAIDDHDYLVSLTRSPPSETEGSDGRFLISYDRTLVIKEVSSEDIADMHSNLSNYHQYIVKCHGNTLLPQFLGMYRVSVENEDSYMLVMRNMFSHRLPVHRKYDLKGSLVSREASDKEKVKELPTLKDMDFLNKNQKVYIGEEEKKVFLEKLKRDVEFLVQLKIMDYSLLLGIHDIIRGSEPEEEGPVREEESEWDGDCNLTGPPALVGSYGTSPEGIGGYIHSHRPLGPGEFESFIDVYAIRSAEGAPQKEVYFMGLIDILTQYDAKKKAAHAAKTVKHGAGAEISTVHPEQYAKRFLDFISNIFA from the exons ATGGCGTCTTCCTCCGTCCCTCCCGCCACCGCACCCGCGGCAGCTGGAGGCCCCGGCCCGGGATTCGGCTTCGCCTCCAAAACCAAGAAGAAGCATTTCGTGCAGCAGAAAGTGAAGGTGTTCCGGGCCGCCGACCCACTGGTGGGCGTGTTCCTGTGGGGCGTCGCCCACTCG ATCAACGAGCTCAGTCAGGTGCCGCCCCCAGTGATGCTGCTGCCAGACGACTTTAAAGCCAGCTCCAAGATCAAGGTCAACAATCACCTTTTCCATAG AGAAAATCTTCCCAGTCATTTCAAGTTCAAGGAGTATTGTCCCCAGGTCTTCAGGAACCTGCGAGATCGGTTTGCCATTGATGATCATGATTACTTG gTGTCCCTTACTCGAAGCCCCCCAAGCGAAACCGAAGGCAGTGATGGCCGCTTCCTTATCTCCTATGACCGCACTCTGGTCATCAAAGAAGTATCCAGTGAGGACATCGCGGACATGCACAGCAACCTCTCCAATTACCACCAG TACATAGTGAAGTGTCACGGCAACACCCTTCTGCCCCAGTTCCTGGGCATGTACCGGGTCAGTGTAGAAAATGAAGATAGCTATATGCTCGTGATGCGCAATATGTTTAGTCACCGTCTTCCTGTGCATAGGAAGTATGACCTCAAG gGCTCTCTGGTATCCCGGGAAGCCAGCGATAAGGAAAAG gTTAAAGAACTGCCAACACTGAAGGATATGGACTTTCTTAACAAGAACCAGAAAGTGTATATTggtgaagaagagaagaaagtgttCCTGGAAAAGCTGAAGCGAGATGTGGAG TTTCTAGTGCAGCTGAAGATCATGGACTACAGCCTTCTACTGGGCATCCACGACATCATTCGGGGCTCTGAACCGGAGGAAGAGGGGCCTGTGAGGGAGGAGGAGTCAGAGTGGGATGGGGACTGTAACCTGACTGGACCTCCTGCTCTGGTAGGCTCCTATGGCACCTCCCCTGAGGGCATTGGAGGCTACATTCATTCCCACCGGCCCCTGGGCCCAGGAGAGTTTGAGTCCTTCATCGATGTCTATGCTATCCGGAGTGCCGAGG GGGCCCCCCAGAAGGAGGTGTATTTCATGGGCCTCATTGACATTCTAACACAGTATGATGCCAAGAAGAAAGCAGCTCATGCAGCCAAAACCGTCAAGCATGGG gCAGGGGCGGAGATCTCCACTGTCCATCCTGAGCAGTACGCTAAGCGATTCCTGGATTTTATTTCCAACATCTTTGCCTAA